Proteins encoded in a region of the Streptomyces sp. NBC_00513 genome:
- a CDS encoding histidine phosphatase family protein, translated as MRHGEVHNPDGVLYGRRAGYHLSELGRQMADRVAEHLQGRDITHVVASPLERAQETAAPVAKVHGLDLATDGRLIEAGNVFEGKTFGVGDGALRKPENWKHLTNPFKPSWGEPYVEQVVRMMSAIEAARDAARGHEAVAVSHQLPIWIVRSFAEKRRLWHDPRRRQCTLASLTSFTYQGDKLVSVGYSEPARDLVPAHLLAGAKPVKGKSKAFGA; from the coding sequence ATGCGCCACGGCGAGGTGCACAACCCGGACGGTGTGCTCTACGGCCGCCGCGCCGGTTACCACCTCTCCGAGCTGGGCCGGCAGATGGCCGACCGGGTCGCGGAGCATCTCCAGGGCCGGGACATCACGCACGTCGTGGCGTCCCCGTTGGAGCGGGCGCAGGAGACGGCCGCGCCCGTCGCGAAGGTGCACGGTCTGGACCTGGCGACCGACGGTCGGCTGATCGAGGCGGGCAACGTCTTCGAGGGCAAGACCTTCGGTGTGGGCGACGGTGCGCTGCGCAAGCCGGAGAACTGGAAGCACCTGACGAACCCGTTCAAGCCGTCCTGGGGCGAGCCGTACGTGGAGCAGGTGGTGCGGATGATGAGCGCCATCGAGGCCGCGCGCGATGCGGCCCGCGGCCACGAGGCGGTGGCGGTCAGTCACCAGCTGCCGATCTGGATCGTGCGCAGCTTCGCGGAGAAGCGTCGGCTGTGGCACGACCCGAGGCGCCGTCAGTGCACGCTGGCGTCGCTGACCTCGTTCACGTACCAGGGCGACAAGCTGGTGTCGGTGGGCTACAGCGAGCCGGCCCGGGACCTGGTGCCGGCGCATCTGCTGGCCGGTGCGAAGCCGGTGAAGGGGAAGTCGAAGGCTTTCGGAGCCTGA